A genomic stretch from Bradysia coprophila strain Holo2 unplaced genomic scaffold, BU_Bcop_v1 contig_326, whole genome shotgun sequence includes:
- the LOC119079717 gene encoding hippocampus abundant transcript 1 protein-like isoform X2 translates to MAENVTQQTRFTENEVKIRSNGGFSAKGSSLSYGDLGHVGSHVEQYTHSKSSGQLSGVQNQNENSNQLATEKQSATTTSNSAIPQIKNSNLLLTFMYRVFDHCKSSGIGEPSVYHALVVIFLEFFAWGLLTMPIISVLNNTFPHHTFLMNGLVMGIKGILSFLSAPLIGALSDLWGRKFFLLITVFFTCAPIPLMAINTWWFFATISISGVFAVTFSVVFAYVADVTTTEDRSKAYGLVGSTFAASLVISPALGAYLREVYGDTVIVALATAIAVLDVFFILVAVPESLPEKVRPSSWGAPISWEQADPFSALRKAGLDHTILMQCVTVFLSYLPEAGQYSCIFVYLKLKMGFSSIEVSIFIAVIGILSILAQLILGFLMRVFGAKRTIILGLVFETMQLLWYGFGSQMWMMWAAGILASLGSITYPAISAFVSIHSHADTQGVVQGMVTGMRGLCNGLGPAMFGVIFYLFHVDLNDKQAEINHIDDTIKNETINSMEQYTALAPGPPFVFGAFMVVIAILVAVFIPEEPSDPIRRPSGASLDIHYEIERGRKVAGPLSPLMQQDSAQL, encoded by the exons atggcaGAAAATGTAACGCAGCAGACGCGATTCACGGAAAACGAAGTAAAAATTCGATCAAACGGCGGTTTTAGTGCGAAAGGAAGTAGTTTAAGTTATGGTGATTTGGGACATGTCGGTAGCCATGTGGAACAGTATACTCATTCAAAATCATCTGGGCAACTTAGCGGTGTCCAaaaccaaaatgaaaattcgaatcaGCTAGCTACTGAAAAACAGTCAGCTACAACAACGTCAAATTCAGCAATTCCTcagataaaaaattctaatttgctGTTGACGTTCATGTATCGTGTCTTCGATCACTGCAAG aGTTCCGGAATAGGAGAGCCTAGTGTTTATCATGCTTTAGTCGtaatatttttagaatttttcgcTTGGGGTCTGCTTACGATGCCCATCATCTCA GTTCTTAACAACACATTTCCACATCACACATTTCTGATGAATGGTCTCGTCATGGGTATCAAAGGAATTTTATCGTTTCTAAGCGCTCCCCTGATTGGTGCTCTGTCAGATCTATGGggacgaaaattctttttgttaaTAACAGTGTTTTTTACCTGTGCACCAATACCTCTCATGGCGATAAATACATG GTGGTTTTTCGCAACGATCTCAATCAGTGGAGTATTCGCTGTAACGTTTTCCGTAGTATTTGCTTATGTGGCTGATGTGACGACAACTGAGGATAGATCCAAAGCATATGGATTGGTTG GTTCAACGTTTGCTGCCAGTCTG GTAATATCACCGGCATTAGGTGCATATTTACGTGAAGTATACGGCGATACTGTAATAGTAGCCTTAGCAACCGCTATAGCTGTACTGGATGTTTTCTTCATCTTAGTTGCTGTACCGGAAAGCTTACCAGAAAAAGTGCGACCCAGTTCATGGGGAGCGCCGATCAGTTGGGAACAGGCTGATCCATTTTCG GCACTAAGAAAAGCTGGACTAGATCACACAATTCTAATGCAATGTGTGACCGTATTTTTGTCGTATTTGCCTGAGGCAGGTCAATATTCCTGTATATTTGTGTATTTAAAGCTGAAAATGGGTTTTAGTTCCATCGAGGTGTCAATTTTTATAGCAGTGATTGGAATATTATCAATTCTGGCGCAATTAATTTTAGGATTTTTGATGAG AGTGTTTGGAGCTAAGCGTACAATAATATTAGGTTTAGTATTTGAAACAATGCAGCTGCTCTGGTACGGGTTTGGTAGTCAGATGTG gaTGATGTGGGCTGCAG GTATATTAGCATCACTAGGTTCAATAACTTATCCAGCAATAAGCGCTTTTGTTTCAATACACTCACACGCTGATACTCAAG GTGTTGTTCAGGGTATGGTCACTGGCATGCGTGGACTGTGCAACGGACTAGGCCCAGCTATGTTTG GTGTTatcttttatttgttccatGTCGATTTAAATGACAAACAAGCCGAAATCAATCACATCGACgatacaataaaaaatgaaacaattaatTCAATGGAACAGTACACGGCATTGGCACCAGGTCCTCCATTTGTATTTGGAGCGTTCATGGTTGTTATCGCTATATTGGTCGCTGTTTTCATTCCAGAAGAGCCATCCGATCCAATACGACGACCATCGG GGGCTTCATTGGACATACATTATGAAATCGAACGGGGTCGAAAAGTAGCCGGCCCACTGTCACCGCTTATGCAGCAAGACTCTGCGCAACTGTAG
- the LOC119079717 gene encoding hippocampus abundant transcript 1 protein-like isoform X5, whose protein sequence is MPKKFIKRPIGVMMARNRKIKDGMITSSGIGEPSVYHALVVIFLEFFAWGLLTMPIISVLNNTFPHHTFLMNGLVMGIKGILSFLSAPLIGALSDLWGRKFFLLITVFFTCAPIPLMAINTWWFFATISISGVFAVTFSVVFAYVADVTTTEDRSKAYGLVGSTFAASLVISPALGAYLREVYGDTVIVALATAIAVLDVFFILVAVPESLPEKVRPSSWGAPISWEQADPFSALRKAGLDHTILMQCVTVFLSYLPEAGQYSCIFVYLKLKMGFSSIEVSIFIAVIGILSILAQLILGFLMRVFGAKRTIILGLVFETMQLLWYGFGSQMWMMWAAGILASLGSITYPAISAFVSIHSHADTQGVVQGMVTGMRGLCNGLGPAMFGVIFYLFHVDLNDKQAEINHIDDTIKNETINSMEQYTALAPGPPFVFGAFMVVIAILVAVFIPEEPSDPIRRPSGEKKKRASLDIHYEIERGRKVAGPLSPLMQQDSAQL, encoded by the exons aGTTCCGGAATAGGAGAGCCTAGTGTTTATCATGCTTTAGTCGtaatatttttagaatttttcgcTTGGGGTCTGCTTACGATGCCCATCATCTCA GTTCTTAACAACACATTTCCACATCACACATTTCTGATGAATGGTCTCGTCATGGGTATCAAAGGAATTTTATCGTTTCTAAGCGCTCCCCTGATTGGTGCTCTGTCAGATCTATGGggacgaaaattctttttgttaaTAACAGTGTTTTTTACCTGTGCACCAATACCTCTCATGGCGATAAATACATG GTGGTTTTTCGCAACGATCTCAATCAGTGGAGTATTCGCTGTAACGTTTTCCGTAGTATTTGCTTATGTGGCTGATGTGACGACAACTGAGGATAGATCCAAAGCATATGGATTGGTTG GTTCAACGTTTGCTGCCAGTCTG GTAATATCACCGGCATTAGGTGCATATTTACGTGAAGTATACGGCGATACTGTAATAGTAGCCTTAGCAACCGCTATAGCTGTACTGGATGTTTTCTTCATCTTAGTTGCTGTACCGGAAAGCTTACCAGAAAAAGTGCGACCCAGTTCATGGGGAGCGCCGATCAGTTGGGAACAGGCTGATCCATTTTCG GCACTAAGAAAAGCTGGACTAGATCACACAATTCTAATGCAATGTGTGACCGTATTTTTGTCGTATTTGCCTGAGGCAGGTCAATATTCCTGTATATTTGTGTATTTAAAGCTGAAAATGGGTTTTAGTTCCATCGAGGTGTCAATTTTTATAGCAGTGATTGGAATATTATCAATTCTGGCGCAATTAATTTTAGGATTTTTGATGAG AGTGTTTGGAGCTAAGCGTACAATAATATTAGGTTTAGTATTTGAAACAATGCAGCTGCTCTGGTACGGGTTTGGTAGTCAGATGTG gaTGATGTGGGCTGCAG GTATATTAGCATCACTAGGTTCAATAACTTATCCAGCAATAAGCGCTTTTGTTTCAATACACTCACACGCTGATACTCAAG GTGTTGTTCAGGGTATGGTCACTGGCATGCGTGGACTGTGCAACGGACTAGGCCCAGCTATGTTTG GTGTTatcttttatttgttccatGTCGATTTAAATGACAAACAAGCCGAAATCAATCACATCGACgatacaataaaaaatgaaacaattaatTCAATGGAACAGTACACGGCATTGGCACCAGGTCCTCCATTTGTATTTGGAGCGTTCATGGTTGTTATCGCTATATTGGTCGCTGTTTTCATTCCAGAAGAGCCATCCGATCCAATACGACGACCATCGGGTGAGAAGAAGAAAA GGGCTTCATTGGACATACATTATGAAATCGAACGGGGTCGAAAAGTAGCCGGCCCACTGTCACCGCTTATGCAGCAAGACTCTGCGCAACTGTAG
- the LOC119079717 gene encoding hippocampus abundant transcript 1 protein-like isoform X3, translated as MAENVTQQTRFTENEVKIRSNGGFSAKGSSLSYGDLGHVGSHVEQYTHSKSSGQLSGVQNQNENSNQLATEKQSATTTSNSAIPQIKNSNLLLTFMYRVFDHCKSSGIGEPSVYHALVVIFLEFFAWGLLTMPIISVLNNTFPHHTFLMNGLVMGIKGILSFLSAPLIGALSDLWGRKFFLLITVFFTCAPIPLMAINTWWFFATISISGVFAVTFSVVFAYVADVTTTEDRSKAYGLVGSTFAASLVISPALGAYLREVYGDTVIVALATAIAVLDVFFILVAVPESLPEKVRPSSWGAPISWEQADPFSALRKAGLDHTILMQCVTVFLSYLPEAGQYSCIFVYLKLKMGFSSIEVSIFIAVIGILSILAQLILGFLMRVFGAKRTIILGLVFETMQLLWYGFGSQMWMMWAAGILASLGSITYPAISAFVSIHSHADTQGVVQGMVTGMRGLCNGLGPAMFGVIFYLFHVDLNDKQAEINHIDDTIKNETINSMEQYTALAPGPPFVFGAFMVVIAILVAVFIPEEPSDPIRRPSGEKKKRKHSISRGFIGHTL; from the exons atggcaGAAAATGTAACGCAGCAGACGCGATTCACGGAAAACGAAGTAAAAATTCGATCAAACGGCGGTTTTAGTGCGAAAGGAAGTAGTTTAAGTTATGGTGATTTGGGACATGTCGGTAGCCATGTGGAACAGTATACTCATTCAAAATCATCTGGGCAACTTAGCGGTGTCCAaaaccaaaatgaaaattcgaatcaGCTAGCTACTGAAAAACAGTCAGCTACAACAACGTCAAATTCAGCAATTCCTcagataaaaaattctaatttgctGTTGACGTTCATGTATCGTGTCTTCGATCACTGCAAG aGTTCCGGAATAGGAGAGCCTAGTGTTTATCATGCTTTAGTCGtaatatttttagaatttttcgcTTGGGGTCTGCTTACGATGCCCATCATCTCA GTTCTTAACAACACATTTCCACATCACACATTTCTGATGAATGGTCTCGTCATGGGTATCAAAGGAATTTTATCGTTTCTAAGCGCTCCCCTGATTGGTGCTCTGTCAGATCTATGGggacgaaaattctttttgttaaTAACAGTGTTTTTTACCTGTGCACCAATACCTCTCATGGCGATAAATACATG GTGGTTTTTCGCAACGATCTCAATCAGTGGAGTATTCGCTGTAACGTTTTCCGTAGTATTTGCTTATGTGGCTGATGTGACGACAACTGAGGATAGATCCAAAGCATATGGATTGGTTG GTTCAACGTTTGCTGCCAGTCTG GTAATATCACCGGCATTAGGTGCATATTTACGTGAAGTATACGGCGATACTGTAATAGTAGCCTTAGCAACCGCTATAGCTGTACTGGATGTTTTCTTCATCTTAGTTGCTGTACCGGAAAGCTTACCAGAAAAAGTGCGACCCAGTTCATGGGGAGCGCCGATCAGTTGGGAACAGGCTGATCCATTTTCG GCACTAAGAAAAGCTGGACTAGATCACACAATTCTAATGCAATGTGTGACCGTATTTTTGTCGTATTTGCCTGAGGCAGGTCAATATTCCTGTATATTTGTGTATTTAAAGCTGAAAATGGGTTTTAGTTCCATCGAGGTGTCAATTTTTATAGCAGTGATTGGAATATTATCAATTCTGGCGCAATTAATTTTAGGATTTTTGATGAG AGTGTTTGGAGCTAAGCGTACAATAATATTAGGTTTAGTATTTGAAACAATGCAGCTGCTCTGGTACGGGTTTGGTAGTCAGATGTG gaTGATGTGGGCTGCAG GTATATTAGCATCACTAGGTTCAATAACTTATCCAGCAATAAGCGCTTTTGTTTCAATACACTCACACGCTGATACTCAAG GTGTTGTTCAGGGTATGGTCACTGGCATGCGTGGACTGTGCAACGGACTAGGCCCAGCTATGTTTG GTGTTatcttttatttgttccatGTCGATTTAAATGACAAACAAGCCGAAATCAATCACATCGACgatacaataaaaaatgaaacaattaatTCAATGGAACAGTACACGGCATTGGCACCAGGTCCTCCATTTGTATTTGGAGCGTTCATGGTTGTTATCGCTATATTGGTCGCTGTTTTCATTCCAGAAGAGCCATCCGATCCAATACGACGACCATCGGGTGAGAAGAAGAAAA GAAAACATTCCATTTCCAGGGGCTTCATTGGACATACATTATGA
- the LOC119079717 gene encoding hippocampus abundant transcript 1 protein-like isoform X4, with amino-acid sequence MPKKFIKRPIGVMMARNRKIKDGMITSSGIGEPSVYHALVVIFLEFFAWGLLTMPIISVLNNTFPHHTFLMNGLVMGIKGILSFLSAPLIGALSDLWGRKFFLLITVFFTCAPIPLMAINTWWFFATISISGVFAVTFSVVFAYVADVTTTEDRSKAYGLVGSTFAASLVISPALGAYLREVYGDTVIVALATAIAVLDVFFILVAVPESLPEKVRPSSWGAPISWEQADPFSALRKAGLDHTILMQCVTVFLSYLPEAGQYSCIFVYLKLKMGFSSIEVSIFIAVIGILSILAQLILGFLMRVFGAKRTIILGLVFETMQLLWYGFGSQMWMMWAAGILASLGSITYPAISAFVSIHSHADTQGVVQGMVTGMRGLCNGLGPAMFGVIFYLFHVDLNDKQAEINHIDDTIKNETINSMEQYTALAPGPPFVFGAFMVVIAILVAVFIPEEPSDPIRRPSGASLDIHYEIERGRKVAGPLSPLMQQDSAQL; translated from the exons aGTTCCGGAATAGGAGAGCCTAGTGTTTATCATGCTTTAGTCGtaatatttttagaatttttcgcTTGGGGTCTGCTTACGATGCCCATCATCTCA GTTCTTAACAACACATTTCCACATCACACATTTCTGATGAATGGTCTCGTCATGGGTATCAAAGGAATTTTATCGTTTCTAAGCGCTCCCCTGATTGGTGCTCTGTCAGATCTATGGggacgaaaattctttttgttaaTAACAGTGTTTTTTACCTGTGCACCAATACCTCTCATGGCGATAAATACATG GTGGTTTTTCGCAACGATCTCAATCAGTGGAGTATTCGCTGTAACGTTTTCCGTAGTATTTGCTTATGTGGCTGATGTGACGACAACTGAGGATAGATCCAAAGCATATGGATTGGTTG GTTCAACGTTTGCTGCCAGTCTG GTAATATCACCGGCATTAGGTGCATATTTACGTGAAGTATACGGCGATACTGTAATAGTAGCCTTAGCAACCGCTATAGCTGTACTGGATGTTTTCTTCATCTTAGTTGCTGTACCGGAAAGCTTACCAGAAAAAGTGCGACCCAGTTCATGGGGAGCGCCGATCAGTTGGGAACAGGCTGATCCATTTTCG GCACTAAGAAAAGCTGGACTAGATCACACAATTCTAATGCAATGTGTGACCGTATTTTTGTCGTATTTGCCTGAGGCAGGTCAATATTCCTGTATATTTGTGTATTTAAAGCTGAAAATGGGTTTTAGTTCCATCGAGGTGTCAATTTTTATAGCAGTGATTGGAATATTATCAATTCTGGCGCAATTAATTTTAGGATTTTTGATGAG AGTGTTTGGAGCTAAGCGTACAATAATATTAGGTTTAGTATTTGAAACAATGCAGCTGCTCTGGTACGGGTTTGGTAGTCAGATGTG gaTGATGTGGGCTGCAG GTATATTAGCATCACTAGGTTCAATAACTTATCCAGCAATAAGCGCTTTTGTTTCAATACACTCACACGCTGATACTCAAG GTGTTGTTCAGGGTATGGTCACTGGCATGCGTGGACTGTGCAACGGACTAGGCCCAGCTATGTTTG GTGTTatcttttatttgttccatGTCGATTTAAATGACAAACAAGCCGAAATCAATCACATCGACgatacaataaaaaatgaaacaattaatTCAATGGAACAGTACACGGCATTGGCACCAGGTCCTCCATTTGTATTTGGAGCGTTCATGGTTGTTATCGCTATATTGGTCGCTGTTTTCATTCCAGAAGAGCCATCCGATCCAATACGACGACCATCGG GGGCTTCATTGGACATACATTATGAAATCGAACGGGGTCGAAAAGTAGCCGGCCCACTGTCACCGCTTATGCAGCAAGACTCTGCGCAACTGTAG
- the LOC119079717 gene encoding hippocampus abundant transcript 1 protein-like isoform X1: protein MAENVTQQTRFTENEVKIRSNGGFSAKGSSLSYGDLGHVGSHVEQYTHSKSSGQLSGVQNQNENSNQLATEKQSATTTSNSAIPQIKNSNLLLTFMYRVFDHCKSSGIGEPSVYHALVVIFLEFFAWGLLTMPIISVLNNTFPHHTFLMNGLVMGIKGILSFLSAPLIGALSDLWGRKFFLLITVFFTCAPIPLMAINTWWFFATISISGVFAVTFSVVFAYVADVTTTEDRSKAYGLVGSTFAASLVISPALGAYLREVYGDTVIVALATAIAVLDVFFILVAVPESLPEKVRPSSWGAPISWEQADPFSALRKAGLDHTILMQCVTVFLSYLPEAGQYSCIFVYLKLKMGFSSIEVSIFIAVIGILSILAQLILGFLMRVFGAKRTIILGLVFETMQLLWYGFGSQMWMMWAAGILASLGSITYPAISAFVSIHSHADTQGVVQGMVTGMRGLCNGLGPAMFGVIFYLFHVDLNDKQAEINHIDDTIKNETINSMEQYTALAPGPPFVFGAFMVVIAILVAVFIPEEPSDPIRRPSGEKKKRASLDIHYEIERGRKVAGPLSPLMQQDSAQL from the exons atggcaGAAAATGTAACGCAGCAGACGCGATTCACGGAAAACGAAGTAAAAATTCGATCAAACGGCGGTTTTAGTGCGAAAGGAAGTAGTTTAAGTTATGGTGATTTGGGACATGTCGGTAGCCATGTGGAACAGTATACTCATTCAAAATCATCTGGGCAACTTAGCGGTGTCCAaaaccaaaatgaaaattcgaatcaGCTAGCTACTGAAAAACAGTCAGCTACAACAACGTCAAATTCAGCAATTCCTcagataaaaaattctaatttgctGTTGACGTTCATGTATCGTGTCTTCGATCACTGCAAG aGTTCCGGAATAGGAGAGCCTAGTGTTTATCATGCTTTAGTCGtaatatttttagaatttttcgcTTGGGGTCTGCTTACGATGCCCATCATCTCA GTTCTTAACAACACATTTCCACATCACACATTTCTGATGAATGGTCTCGTCATGGGTATCAAAGGAATTTTATCGTTTCTAAGCGCTCCCCTGATTGGTGCTCTGTCAGATCTATGGggacgaaaattctttttgttaaTAACAGTGTTTTTTACCTGTGCACCAATACCTCTCATGGCGATAAATACATG GTGGTTTTTCGCAACGATCTCAATCAGTGGAGTATTCGCTGTAACGTTTTCCGTAGTATTTGCTTATGTGGCTGATGTGACGACAACTGAGGATAGATCCAAAGCATATGGATTGGTTG GTTCAACGTTTGCTGCCAGTCTG GTAATATCACCGGCATTAGGTGCATATTTACGTGAAGTATACGGCGATACTGTAATAGTAGCCTTAGCAACCGCTATAGCTGTACTGGATGTTTTCTTCATCTTAGTTGCTGTACCGGAAAGCTTACCAGAAAAAGTGCGACCCAGTTCATGGGGAGCGCCGATCAGTTGGGAACAGGCTGATCCATTTTCG GCACTAAGAAAAGCTGGACTAGATCACACAATTCTAATGCAATGTGTGACCGTATTTTTGTCGTATTTGCCTGAGGCAGGTCAATATTCCTGTATATTTGTGTATTTAAAGCTGAAAATGGGTTTTAGTTCCATCGAGGTGTCAATTTTTATAGCAGTGATTGGAATATTATCAATTCTGGCGCAATTAATTTTAGGATTTTTGATGAG AGTGTTTGGAGCTAAGCGTACAATAATATTAGGTTTAGTATTTGAAACAATGCAGCTGCTCTGGTACGGGTTTGGTAGTCAGATGTG gaTGATGTGGGCTGCAG GTATATTAGCATCACTAGGTTCAATAACTTATCCAGCAATAAGCGCTTTTGTTTCAATACACTCACACGCTGATACTCAAG GTGTTGTTCAGGGTATGGTCACTGGCATGCGTGGACTGTGCAACGGACTAGGCCCAGCTATGTTTG GTGTTatcttttatttgttccatGTCGATTTAAATGACAAACAAGCCGAAATCAATCACATCGACgatacaataaaaaatgaaacaattaatTCAATGGAACAGTACACGGCATTGGCACCAGGTCCTCCATTTGTATTTGGAGCGTTCATGGTTGTTATCGCTATATTGGTCGCTGTTTTCATTCCAGAAGAGCCATCCGATCCAATACGACGACCATCGGGTGAGAAGAAGAAAA GGGCTTCATTGGACATACATTATGAAATCGAACGGGGTCGAAAAGTAGCCGGCCCACTGTCACCGCTTATGCAGCAAGACTCTGCGCAACTGTAG
- the LOC119079717 gene encoding hippocampus abundant transcript 1 protein-like isoform X6 — translation MKYRKRSRSSGIGEPSVYHALVVIFLEFFAWGLLTMPIISVLNNTFPHHTFLMNGLVMGIKGILSFLSAPLIGALSDLWGRKFFLLITVFFTCAPIPLMAINTWWFFATISISGVFAVTFSVVFAYVADVTTTEDRSKAYGLVGSTFAASLVISPALGAYLREVYGDTVIVALATAIAVLDVFFILVAVPESLPEKVRPSSWGAPISWEQADPFSALRKAGLDHTILMQCVTVFLSYLPEAGQYSCIFVYLKLKMGFSSIEVSIFIAVIGILSILAQLILGFLMRVFGAKRTIILGLVFETMQLLWYGFGSQMWMMWAAGILASLGSITYPAISAFVSIHSHADTQGVVQGMVTGMRGLCNGLGPAMFGVIFYLFHVDLNDKQAEINHIDDTIKNETINSMEQYTALAPGPPFVFGAFMVVIAILVAVFIPEEPSDPIRRPSGEKKKRASLDIHYEIERGRKVAGPLSPLMQQDSAQL, via the exons aGTTCCGGAATAGGAGAGCCTAGTGTTTATCATGCTTTAGTCGtaatatttttagaatttttcgcTTGGGGTCTGCTTACGATGCCCATCATCTCA GTTCTTAACAACACATTTCCACATCACACATTTCTGATGAATGGTCTCGTCATGGGTATCAAAGGAATTTTATCGTTTCTAAGCGCTCCCCTGATTGGTGCTCTGTCAGATCTATGGggacgaaaattctttttgttaaTAACAGTGTTTTTTACCTGTGCACCAATACCTCTCATGGCGATAAATACATG GTGGTTTTTCGCAACGATCTCAATCAGTGGAGTATTCGCTGTAACGTTTTCCGTAGTATTTGCTTATGTGGCTGATGTGACGACAACTGAGGATAGATCCAAAGCATATGGATTGGTTG GTTCAACGTTTGCTGCCAGTCTG GTAATATCACCGGCATTAGGTGCATATTTACGTGAAGTATACGGCGATACTGTAATAGTAGCCTTAGCAACCGCTATAGCTGTACTGGATGTTTTCTTCATCTTAGTTGCTGTACCGGAAAGCTTACCAGAAAAAGTGCGACCCAGTTCATGGGGAGCGCCGATCAGTTGGGAACAGGCTGATCCATTTTCG GCACTAAGAAAAGCTGGACTAGATCACACAATTCTAATGCAATGTGTGACCGTATTTTTGTCGTATTTGCCTGAGGCAGGTCAATATTCCTGTATATTTGTGTATTTAAAGCTGAAAATGGGTTTTAGTTCCATCGAGGTGTCAATTTTTATAGCAGTGATTGGAATATTATCAATTCTGGCGCAATTAATTTTAGGATTTTTGATGAG AGTGTTTGGAGCTAAGCGTACAATAATATTAGGTTTAGTATTTGAAACAATGCAGCTGCTCTGGTACGGGTTTGGTAGTCAGATGTG gaTGATGTGGGCTGCAG GTATATTAGCATCACTAGGTTCAATAACTTATCCAGCAATAAGCGCTTTTGTTTCAATACACTCACACGCTGATACTCAAG GTGTTGTTCAGGGTATGGTCACTGGCATGCGTGGACTGTGCAACGGACTAGGCCCAGCTATGTTTG GTGTTatcttttatttgttccatGTCGATTTAAATGACAAACAAGCCGAAATCAATCACATCGACgatacaataaaaaatgaaacaattaatTCAATGGAACAGTACACGGCATTGGCACCAGGTCCTCCATTTGTATTTGGAGCGTTCATGGTTGTTATCGCTATATTGGTCGCTGTTTTCATTCCAGAAGAGCCATCCGATCCAATACGACGACCATCGGGTGAGAAGAAGAAAA GGGCTTCATTGGACATACATTATGAAATCGAACGGGGTCGAAAAGTAGCCGGCCCACTGTCACCGCTTATGCAGCAAGACTCTGCGCAACTGTAG